TATTGCAGGCTTTGCAAACTCTGGAAGAACCCGCAACGGTCATGAGAATTGTGACACATATCGCCGACACAGCTGGCGTAAGTAGCGATTCGCAaactgatatttatttattttttttttttgcttaagaatttgaattaaattttccatGCAGGTTCATCCCAATGATGTGAAAGAATCAGTGCAAGAGACATTGAATGGCGGCGTACGTTACGGCTATATACAGCGCTCCAATCGCAAATACTATGCGGCGCCTGTTGACTTGGAAACCATAACGGGTGAGGAGTGTAGTGATCCGGAAGCTGAAACCAATAAGGATGATAACAAGGATAATGGCGAAATGGAGGATCGTGGCGGTAGGCGGCGTAGAAGACGTGCAAGTCGTAGTCGCAGTCGGAGCCGACGTGGCTCACGACGTCGACGTCGACGTTAAgccatttttttgaaaaaaaa
This portion of the Zeugodacus cucurbitae isolate PBARC_wt_2022May chromosome 3, idZeuCucr1.2, whole genome shotgun sequence genome encodes:
- the LOC105214161 gene encoding uncharacterized protein LOC105214161, whose amino-acid sequence is MANQNGQLILQALQTLEEPATVMRIVTHIADTAGVHPNDVKESVQETLNGGVRYGYIQRSNRKYYAAPVDLETITGEECSDPEAETNKDDNKDNGEMEDRGGRRRRRRASRSRSRSRRGSRRRRRR